The DNA sequence CCGCCGCTGGCGCGGCCGGCGTGCCGGGTCTGGCCGGGGCTGTACCCGGTGCTGAATGCCGTGCCGCTGCTGCGCACGCATGTGCTGGCGTGGATCGAAAAGGACGCCCGCGCCCGCTAGACTGCCCGGCTCACCTCCAACACAGGAGCCGCCATGGGCGCGCAGTGGAAAGCAAAACACAAGGACCTGGCGGCCAACGCCAAGGGCCGTCTCTTCGGCAAGCTCGCCAAGGACATCATGATCGCCGCCCGCCACGGCGCCGACCCGGCCGCCAACTCGCGGCTGCGGCTCGTGATCGAGCAGGCACGCAAGGTCTCGATGCCCAAGGACACGCTGGACCGGGCGATCAAGAAGGGCGCGGGCCTGACGGGCGAATCGGTGAACTTCGAGCACGTGGTCTATGAAGGCTTCGCGCCGCACCGCGTGCCCGTGATGGTCGAGTGTCTGACCGACAACGTGAACCGCGCCGCCTCCGACATGCGCGTGCTGTTCCGCAAGGGCCAGCTCGGCACCTCCGGCTCCGTCGCCTGGGACTTCGACCACCTCGGCATGATCGAAGCCGAACCGACCGACGCCAGCGCGGGCGCCGACCCCGAACTGGCCG is a window from the Sphaerotilus montanus genome containing:
- a CDS encoding YebC/PmpR family DNA-binding transcriptional regulator, yielding MGAQWKAKHKDLAANAKGRLFGKLAKDIMIAARHGADPAANSRLRLVIEQARKVSMPKDTLDRAIKKGAGLTGESVNFEHVVYEGFAPHRVPVMVECLTDNVNRAASDMRVLFRKGQLGTSGSVAWDFDHLGMIEAEPTDASAGADPELAAIEAGAQDLEAGDEEGTTLFYTAPTELDLVSRALPAHGFTVLSTKLGYKPKNPVAPDSLSAEQLEEVEAFLAALDANEDVQNVFAGLGG